A region from the Nostoc sp. HK-01 genome encodes:
- a CDS encoding ATPase AAA-2 domain-containing protein, translated as MFERFTEKAIKVIMLAQEEARRLGHNFVGTEQILLGLIGEGTGVAAKVLKSMGVNLKDARIEVEKIIGRGSGFVAVEIPFTPRAKRVLELSLEEARQLGHNYIGTEHLLLGLIREGEGVAARVLENLGVDLSKVRTQVIRMLGETAEVSATGQSGRTKTPTLDEFGSNLTQMATDNKLDPVVGRAKEIERVIQILGRRTKNNPVLIGEPGVGKTAIAEGLASRIANKDVPDILEDKRVVTLDIGLLVAGTKYRGEFEERLKKIMDEIRSAGNVILVIDEVHTLIGAGAAEGAIDAANILKPALARGELQCIGATTLDEYRKHIERDAALERRFQPVMVGEPSVDETIEILHGLRDRYEQHHKLKISDEALIAAAKLSDRYISDRYLPDKAIDLIDEAGSRVRLINSQLPPAAKELDKELRQILKEKDDAVRSQDFDRAGELRDREMEIKAEIRAIAQSKTNGASGDGVEPVVTEEDIAHIVASWTGVPVNKLTESESEKLLHMEDTLHQRLIGQEDAVKAVSRAIRRARVGLKNPNRPIASFIFSGPTGVGKTELAKSLASYFFGSEEAMIRLDMSEYMERHTVSKLIGSPPGYVGYNEGGQLTEAVRRRPYTVVLFDEIEKAHPDVFNMLLQILEDGRLTDAKGRTVDFKNTLLILTSNIGSKVIEKGASTIGFEFNEDAGESQYNRIKTLVNEELKQYFRPEFLNRLDEIIVFRQLNREEVTQIADIMLKEVFGRLTEKGITLEVTERFKDRLIQEGYSPSYGARPLRRAIMRLLEDSLAEEILSGRIKDGDTAVVDVDENGNVQVSSQQRRELLPQGIES; from the coding sequence ATGTTTGAACGCTTCACAGAAAAAGCCATTAAGGTAATCATGCTGGCCCAAGAAGAGGCCCGCCGTTTAGGTCACAACTTTGTGGGAACCGAGCAGATCCTCTTGGGTCTGATTGGGGAAGGCACAGGAGTTGCGGCCAAGGTGCTGAAATCAATGGGTGTCAATCTCAAAGATGCCCGTATTGAAGTAGAAAAAATTATAGGCCGGGGTTCAGGCTTTGTGGCCGTGGAAATTCCGTTTACGCCACGGGCAAAGCGGGTTCTGGAACTATCCCTAGAAGAAGCGCGCCAATTAGGGCATAACTACATTGGCACCGAGCATCTGCTGTTGGGCCTGATCCGGGAAGGGGAAGGTGTAGCAGCCAGGGTGCTAGAAAACCTCGGGGTGGATCTATCTAAGGTAAGAACCCAAGTCATCCGAATGCTGGGAGAAACAGCAGAGGTTTCGGCGACCGGGCAATCGGGACGCACTAAGACTCCTACCTTGGATGAATTCGGCTCGAACCTAACCCAGATGGCGACGGACAATAAACTTGATCCAGTCGTAGGACGCGCGAAAGAAATTGAGCGCGTGATTCAAATCTTGGGTCGCCGGACAAAAAATAACCCAGTGCTGATTGGTGAACCAGGGGTTGGTAAAACAGCGATCGCTGAAGGTTTGGCGAGCCGCATTGCTAACAAAGATGTCCCCGACATCCTGGAAGACAAGCGTGTAGTCACACTAGATATTGGTTTGCTGGTAGCAGGTACCAAATACCGGGGTGAATTTGAAGAACGCCTGAAAAAAATCATGGACGAAATTCGCTCTGCGGGTAACGTCATTCTCGTGATTGATGAGGTACACACCCTAATTGGTGCAGGTGCAGCCGAAGGTGCAATCGACGCAGCAAATATCCTCAAGCCAGCCTTGGCCAGAGGTGAATTGCAGTGTATCGGTGCCACCACCCTCGACGAATACCGCAAACACATCGAGCGCGATGCAGCCTTAGAACGCCGCTTCCAACCAGTAATGGTAGGTGAGCCATCAGTTGATGAAACTATAGAAATATTGCATGGATTGCGCGATCGCTACGAGCAACATCACAAGTTGAAAATTTCTGATGAAGCTTTGATTGCAGCAGCGAAATTGTCTGACCGTTATATCAGCGATCGCTACTTGCCAGATAAAGCCATCGACTTGATTGATGAAGCAGGTTCGCGCGTGCGGTTAATCAACTCCCAACTGCCCCCCGCAGCCAAAGAGTTAGATAAAGAACTGCGCCAAATCTTAAAAGAAAAAGATGATGCCGTGCGTTCCCAAGACTTTGACAGAGCCGGGGAACTGCGCGATCGGGAAATGGAAATCAAAGCCGAAATCCGGGCGATCGCTCAAAGCAAAACCAACGGTGCAAGTGGTGACGGTGTAGAACCAGTTGTTACCGAAGAAGACATTGCTCACATCGTTGCTTCCTGGACAGGTGTACCAGTCAACAAGCTCACCGAGTCTGAATCCGAGAAGCTGCTGCACATGGAAGACACCTTGCATCAGCGATTAATCGGACAAGAAGACGCAGTGAAAGCAGTTTCACGGGCAATCCGTCGGGCGCGTGTCGGTTTGAAGAATCCTAATCGACCCATCGCCAGCTTTATCTTCTCCGGGCCAACTGGGGTAGGTAAAACTGAGTTAGCAAAATCCTTGGCTTCTTACTTCTTCGGTTCCGAAGAAGCAATGATCCGCCTGGATATGTCGGAATATATGGAACGCCACACCGTCAGCAAACTGATTGGTTCGCCTCCAGGTTACGTTGGTTATAACGAAGGCGGTCAATTAACCGAAGCTGTGCGCCGTCGTCCATATACCGTGGTGCTGTTCGACGAAATCGAAAAAGCCCACCCCGATGTCTTCAATATGCTGCTGCAAATTTTAGAAGACGGTCGGTTAACTGATGCTAAAGGTCGCACCGTTGACTTCAAGAACACCTTGCTGATTTTGACATCCAACATCGGTTCCAAGGTAATTGAAAAAGGGGCTTCCACCATCGGCTTTGAATTTAATGAAGATGCTGGTGAATCGCAGTATAACCGCATTAAAACTCTGGTTAACGAAGAACTCAAACAGTACTTCCGCCCAGAATTCCTCAACCGTTTGGATGAAATTATCGTCTTCCGTCAACTCAACCGCGAAGAAGTCACCCAAATCGCCGACATCATGCTTAAAGAAGTGTTTGGTCGCCTGACAGAAAAAGGCATCACCTTAGAAGTCACCGAACGCTTCAAAGACAGGCTCATCCAAGAAGGTTACAGCCCCAGCTACGGTGCAAGACCGTTGCGTCGGGCAATTATGCGCTTGTTAGAAGATAGCCTCGCAGAAGAAATTCTGTCTGGTCGCATCAAAGATGGCGATACAGCCGTTGTTGATGTCGATGAAAATGGCAATGTGCAAGTCAGTTCTCAACAGCGCCGGGAATTGTTACCTCAAGGAATTGAGTCGTAA
- a CDS encoding adenylylsulfate reductase, thioredoxin dependent, translating into MVAAHTDLNIAAIEAEYSQKSPREILKLALDTFDNMAISFSGAEDVVLIDIASKITKNFRVFTLDTGRLHPETYQFLDKVREHYGIKLEVMFPDAAEVQALVEEKGLFSFYQDGHKECCAVRKVRPLRRKLNTLDAWVTGQRKDQSPSTRNHIPVIELDTAFSTEDHQLIKFNPLANWSSAQVWEYIRALDVPYNKLHERGFISIGCEPCTRPVLPNQHEREGRWWWEEATAKECGLHLGNLQK; encoded by the coding sequence ATGGTAGCCGCCCATACAGATTTAAATATTGCTGCTATAGAAGCAGAATATAGTCAAAAGTCACCAAGAGAAATTCTGAAATTGGCTTTGGATACTTTTGACAATATGGCAATTTCCTTCAGTGGTGCTGAAGATGTTGTTTTAATTGATATTGCTTCCAAAATCACCAAAAACTTCCGGGTTTTTACCCTCGATACCGGGCGCTTACACCCTGAAACATACCAGTTCTTGGATAAAGTTAGAGAACATTATGGCATTAAGTTAGAAGTAATGTTCCCCGATGCCGCAGAAGTACAAGCCTTGGTAGAAGAAAAAGGATTATTCAGCTTTTATCAAGATGGGCATAAAGAATGCTGTGCTGTTCGTAAAGTTAGACCATTACGCCGCAAGCTAAATACTCTTGATGCTTGGGTGACAGGACAGCGTAAAGACCAAAGTCCCAGCACACGCAACCATATTCCTGTAATTGAACTTGATACCGCATTTTCTACCGAAGACCATCAGTTAATTAAGTTCAACCCCTTAGCCAACTGGTCTTCCGCCCAAGTGTGGGAATATATTCGCGCTTTAGATGTACCTTACAACAAATTACACGAGCGCGGTTTTATCAGTATTGGTTGCGAACCCTGTACCAGACCTGTTTTACCAAACCAGCATGAACGTGAAGGTCGCTGGTGGTGGGAAGAAGCTACGGCTAAAGAGTGCGGTCTGCACCTAGGGAACTTACAAAAATAG
- a CDS encoding 3'-5' exonuclease, whose protein sequence is MPYLTTANKIYQIIAEYTKAKTICIDTEVADYNSRKPRLSLIQVLDDPEDMSGDRVFLLDVLDQPDLVANFIEQIMVNPDIEKVFHNASYDVKFLGNKKAENITCTLELAKKIPYYLLPVPNYQLKTLATVLCNFHYIDKQAQTSDWGQRPLTEEQIDYAYLDCIYLAQVHKRLLELQLAGNPHPEAEDLIALNVRYTQIEEQWKLLNSEFEHLQERIKKAMQAQNVSETSFFKLTAYERKTVKAQFLELARLVQSQGLNFDFPITLTQKLQKDLGENLEQLSVEIDTSNSLRLTPKNQESNSEDE, encoded by the coding sequence ATGCCCTACCTGACTACCGCCAATAAAATTTATCAAATCATTGCTGAATATACCAAGGCTAAAACCATCTGCATAGATACAGAAGTAGCTGACTATAACAGCCGTAAGCCCAGATTATCGCTGATTCAAGTATTAGATGATCCTGAAGATATGAGTGGCGATCGCGTTTTCCTTTTGGATGTCCTAGATCAGCCTGATTTGGTAGCTAATTTTATTGAGCAAATTATGGTCAATCCAGATATAGAAAAAGTATTTCATAATGCAAGTTATGATGTAAAATTCCTCGGCAATAAAAAAGCTGAAAATATTACTTGTACGTTAGAACTAGCGAAAAAAATACCTTACTATCTTTTGCCAGTACCTAACTATCAACTAAAAACTCTAGCGACTGTTTTGTGTAACTTTCACTATATTGATAAACAAGCACAAACTAGCGATTGGGGACAAAGACCTTTAACAGAAGAACAAATAGATTACGCTTATCTCGACTGCATTTATCTTGCTCAAGTGCATAAACGTTTGTTAGAATTACAATTAGCAGGTAATCCGCATCCAGAAGCAGAAGATTTAATAGCTCTCAATGTAAGATATACACAAATAGAAGAGCAGTGGAAGCTATTAAATTCTGAATTTGAGCATTTGCAAGAGCGAATTAAAAAAGCTATGCAGGCTCAAAATGTATCAGAAACATCTTTCTTTAAGTTGACTGCTTATGAACGTAAAACCGTAAAAGCACAGTTTTTAGAACTGGCAAGACTGGTACAAAGTCAAGGATTAAATTTTGATTTTCCGATTACCTTAACTCAGAAGCTACAGAAAGATTTAGGTGAAAATTTAGAACAATTATCTGTAGAAATAGATACATCTAATTCTTTGAGACTAACTCCTAAAAATCAGGAAAGTAATAGTGAGGATGAGTAA
- a CDS encoding TspO and MBR like protein translates to MIKSWMIIGGVAILVALGANLIQPRDRQWFKRLQRPRWLTFEAAIPIIWSVIFICGAWSAYIVWETNPGSRATWLLMSLYLILEIAIIAYTPVMFWLRSLQAGTIIGGAGFIIGIILTLAVLPVSGWAALLLVPFLLWSPIGTYTTWEMINLNPQDA, encoded by the coding sequence ATGATTAAATCATGGATGATAATTGGGGGCGTGGCAATATTGGTTGCTTTGGGTGCTAATTTAATTCAGCCGCGCGATCGCCAGTGGTTCAAGCGCTTACAAAGACCGAGATGGCTAACTTTTGAAGCAGCAATTCCTATTATCTGGAGTGTGATTTTTATTTGTGGTGCTTGGTCGGCTTATATTGTCTGGGAAACTAACCCAGGAAGCAGGGCCACTTGGTTGTTGATGAGTTTATATTTAATTTTAGAAATTGCTATTATTGCCTATACACCTGTGATGTTTTGGCTGCGGAGTCTTCAAGCCGGCACAATTATCGGTGGTGCAGGTTTTATTATTGGAATTATATTAACTCTTGCTGTCTTACCTGTTTCTGGTTGGGCAGCATTGTTATTAGTACCCTTTCTACTTTGGAGTCCCATTGGTACTTATACTACTTGGGAGATGATCAATCTTAATCCTCAAGATGCCTAA
- a CDS encoding BadM/Rrf2 family transcriptional regulator, with amino-acid sequence MEISNKSEYALLALLELASCYSRGESLQIRQMAELQNIPIRYLEQLLATLRRGGIIKSIRGAKGGYVLAREPRTITLLDCLTCIEGLDAIAPVSHQNSQNAENQVIQEVWQEACQAANAVLQQHTLQDLCERRNNHRQKDLMYYI; translated from the coding sequence GTGGAAATCTCTAACAAATCGGAATATGCTCTTTTAGCCCTGTTGGAATTGGCATCTTGCTACTCTAGAGGTGAATCTTTGCAAATCAGACAGATGGCAGAGCTACAAAATATACCTATTCGTTATTTAGAACAATTGCTGGCAACTTTAAGACGTGGAGGAATCATTAAAAGTATTCGCGGCGCGAAAGGTGGCTATGTTTTGGCACGAGAGCCGCGGACAATAACGCTCTTAGATTGTTTGACCTGTATTGAAGGATTAGATGCGATCGCTCCAGTATCCCATCAAAATTCTCAAAATGCTGAAAATCAAGTAATTCAGGAGGTTTGGCAAGAAGCTTGTCAAGCTGCCAATGCTGTTTTACAACAACACACGCTACAAGATTTGTGCGAACGGCGAAATAACCATAGGCAGAAAGACCTGATGTACTATATCTAG